The following are encoded together in the Lactuca sativa cultivar Salinas chromosome 1, Lsat_Salinas_v11, whole genome shotgun sequence genome:
- the LOC111898188 gene encoding uncharacterized protein LOC111898188 has protein sequence MDVRYTRHGGFGGGGGGGCVARHVGGGLYDISMVDRMMLKFRPIAPKPVASGSGSGDSTMEKGGKSGGVKRKYVRVKGNNRNKDNEVKERKVSTSSFQPREVVSSGGDAMVTLSLMPETPDRKENSPANSTSSENLDNILPVKKISSPIWLSFKNSNETPPERQQTVLSSVKVEWVAETFVDKGWVRWTEMESDTCPGFISDGEDRVVWTNKAYREMAGGEEVVVVLVRKEGMGYPYPAAFTCSVRVTCRRGTNSSTLTVPCDAWRMGGGYAWRLDVKAALCLGR, from the coding sequence ATGGATGTGAGGTACACCAGACACGGCGGtttcggtggtggtggtggtggtggttgtgttgCGAGGCACGTTGGTGGTGGGTTGTATGACATATCGATGGTGGACAGGATGATGCTCAAGTTCAGACCAATTGCACCAAAACCGGTGGCTTCTGGGTCGGGTTCCGGTGACTCCACGATGGAGAAGGGTGGTAAAAGTGGCGGAGTGAAGAGGAAGTACGTTAGGGTGAAGGGAAACAACAGGAATAAGGATAATGAAGTTAAAGAAAGAAAGGTGTCAACGTCATCGTTTCAGCCCAGGGAAGTAGTTTCCAGTGGTGGTGACGCGATGGTGACGCTGTCGTTGATGCCGGAGACGCCAGATCGGAAGGAGAATTCACCGGCCAACTCTACGTCGAGTGAAAACCTCGATAATATTCTCCCCGTCAAGAAGATATCATCCCCGATCTGGTTAAGCTTCAAGAACAGCAATGAAACACCGCCGGAGAGACAGCAAACGGTACTGTCGTCCGTGAAGGTGGAATGGGTGGCCGAGACGTTTGTAGACAAGGGGTGGGTAAGGTGGACGGAGATGGAGAGTGACACATGTCCGGGGTTCATATCGGACGGGGAAGACAGGGTGGTGTGGACGAACAAGGCGTATAGGGAGATGGCTGGAGgcgaggaggtggtggtggttctGGTAAGGAAGGAGGGTATGGGTTACCCTTACCCGGCGGCGTTCACGTGCAGTGTGAGGGTCACGTGCCGGCGTGGTACGAATTCTTCAACCCTAACGGTGCCGTGTGACGCGTGGAGGATGGGTGGTGGATATGCATGGAGATTAGACGTTAAAGCTGCACTTTGTTTGGGTCGTTAA